One stretch of Roseibium sp. HPY-6 DNA includes these proteins:
- a CDS encoding 1-deoxy-D-xylulose-5-phosphate reductoisomerase: MVKVGEVSKWSQAEQSNGQDTVKITVLGATGSIGQSLADLIERNPDRFEVVALVANRNAQGLADLAIRLNASLAVLAEEDRYGELVERLAGKGIETAAGSNAVNDAVDRETDLVVGAIVGAAGLQPTFRAIQTGRRIALANKECLVCAGDLFMARVRETGAELLPVDSEHNAIFQVFENAQADQIEKVILTASGGPFRSWSKADMANVTPEQALKHPNWDMGARITIDSASMMNKGLEVIEASHLFPVDQAQLDILVHPQSAVHGLVQYKDGSLLAQMGSPDMRTPIAHCLAFPRRMPVAVKRLDLAELGTLTFEKPDPDRFPALRTALDAMRAGGASPAAMNAADEIAVDAFLNRKIGFLEISAAIDAVLDHLEGSGRLSASKSVEDVIALDWEAREKTLEWIATRQSSH; the protein is encoded by the coding sequence TTGGTTAAGGTTGGGGAAGTGTCGAAGTGGTCTCAAGCCGAACAGTCGAACGGGCAGGACACCGTCAAAATAACTGTTCTTGGGGCGACAGGCTCCATTGGTCAAAGTCTTGCTGACCTTATCGAGCGAAATCCGGACCGCTTCGAGGTCGTCGCCCTTGTTGCAAACAGGAACGCGCAGGGGCTCGCTGACCTGGCAATACGCCTGAATGCTTCCCTTGCGGTTCTTGCAGAAGAAGACCGATACGGCGAACTGGTTGAAAGACTGGCTGGAAAGGGCATTGAAACGGCTGCCGGCAGCAACGCGGTGAATGATGCGGTCGATCGCGAAACCGATCTCGTCGTCGGCGCGATTGTCGGGGCCGCGGGCCTGCAGCCGACTTTTCGTGCCATTCAGACTGGAAGGCGCATTGCGCTTGCCAACAAGGAATGCCTGGTGTGTGCCGGAGATCTCTTCATGGCGCGGGTCCGCGAGACGGGCGCGGAGCTACTCCCGGTCGACAGTGAACACAATGCTATTTTTCAGGTTTTCGAGAACGCGCAGGCTGATCAGATCGAGAAAGTCATCCTGACGGCATCGGGCGGGCCTTTCAGATCCTGGTCGAAAGCTGACATGGCGAATGTCACGCCGGAACAGGCCTTGAAACATCCCAACTGGGATATGGGTGCTAGGATCACAATCGACAGTGCAAGCATGATGAACAAAGGATTGGAAGTGATTGAAGCATCGCATCTTTTCCCAGTTGACCAAGCGCAGTTGGATATTCTTGTTCACCCCCAGTCTGCGGTGCATGGCCTTGTGCAGTACAAGGACGGCTCCCTGCTTGCGCAAATGGGAAGCCCGGACATGCGAACACCCATCGCACATTGCCTGGCGTTTCCAAGACGCATGCCGGTCGCCGTAAAGCGCCTGGATCTCGCTGAGCTTGGGACGTTGACATTCGAAAAGCCGGATCCCGACCGCTTCCCTGCATTGCGAACAGCGCTAGACGCCATGCGGGCAGGCGGTGCTTCACCTGCCGCAATGAACGCTGCCGACGAGATTGCCGTTGATGCTTTTCTCAATAGGAAAATCGGTTTCCTGGAGATTTCCGCGGCGATAGACGCTGTTCTGGACCACCTTGAAGGGTCAGGTAGGTTGTCGGCTTCAAAAAGTGTTGAAGACGTCATTGCTCTGGATTGGGAAGCGCGGGAAAAGACCCTAGAATGGATCGCGACGCGGCAGTCATCACACTGA
- a CDS encoding phosphatidate cytidylyltransferase, translated as MADGAKSNTKTADLKLRLISAVILGPLVLLITFWGGTAFALLTLLAATLFLWEWITITGAREAHAATVISLLTLVVLAVLEYAGLPQIGLAVLFLGAAATFAVSGFNKAGRWGAEGVLYSGLALFSLLVIREGENGLLFTFFLMFVVWATDIFAYFTGRAIGGPKLWQRVSPKKTWSGAVGGLICAALFGTGVVALAGGSHLVSWAGLAIVLSIVSQAGDLLESAIKRRFDVKDSSRLIPGHGGIMDRVDGLVAAAIFAVLLGFLAGGSISDPIAGMELG; from the coding sequence ATGGCTGACGGCGCAAAATCGAATACAAAAACTGCAGACCTGAAGCTGCGGCTCATCTCGGCCGTCATTCTTGGACCGCTGGTATTGCTTATCACATTTTGGGGCGGAACCGCATTTGCGTTGCTGACCTTGCTGGCCGCGACCTTGTTTCTATGGGAATGGATTACAATTACAGGCGCACGCGAAGCGCATGCGGCGACTGTCATCAGTCTTCTAACGCTTGTAGTGCTCGCCGTTCTTGAATATGCCGGGCTGCCGCAAATTGGTCTTGCCGTCCTTTTCCTTGGGGCCGCAGCAACATTTGCCGTGAGCGGCTTCAACAAGGCTGGCCGCTGGGGTGCCGAGGGCGTTCTTTACAGCGGTCTTGCGCTATTTTCCCTTCTCGTTATCCGGGAAGGGGAAAATGGATTGCTGTTCACATTCTTCCTGATGTTCGTGGTTTGGGCGACAGACATCTTTGCGTACTTTACCGGTCGTGCCATTGGCGGTCCTAAACTGTGGCAGCGCGTGTCGCCGAAAAAGACCTGGTCTGGCGCAGTCGGCGGACTCATTTGTGCGGCGCTCTTTGGCACGGGTGTGGTCGCGTTAGCGGGAGGAAGCCATCTCGTTTCCTGGGCCGGGCTGGCCATTGTCCTGTCGATTGTGTCACAGGCTGGTGATTTGCTGGAATCGGCAATTAAGCGCAGATTCGACGTCAAGGATTCCAGCCGGCTCATTCCCGGTCATGGTGGCATCATGGACCGAGTGGACGGATTGGTTGCCGCCGCGATCTTCGCGGTTCTTCTTGGGTTTCTTGCAGGCGGTTCGATTTCGGATCCGATAGCGGGGATGGAGCTTGGTTAA
- a CDS encoding isoprenyl transferase: MSVSANPNPQAPAIEGSPTRLPQHVAFIMDGNGRWATERGLPRTEGHRQGLEALRTAIRHAGDVGVKIVTIYSFSSENWNRPASEVSFLMGLLKRFVQRDLSELHKANVRIRIIGGRSDLEPGILALLEEAEDVTRGNTGLDLVVAFNYGSRSEIVRTAQHLAQQVADGKLRVEEISEDAFSRNLDTGGLPDPDLIIRTSGEMRLSNFLLWQAAYSEFYFCDVNWPDFDEAAFDEALQCFGNRERRYGGLDAKAL, encoded by the coding sequence ATGAGCGTCAGCGCGAATCCCAACCCGCAGGCACCTGCCATCGAGGGCAGTCCTACCCGGTTACCACAGCATGTCGCGTTTATTATGGATGGCAACGGACGATGGGCAACCGAGCGCGGCCTTCCGAGAACGGAGGGGCACCGGCAAGGACTTGAAGCGCTGCGTACAGCTATCAGACACGCTGGTGACGTAGGCGTGAAGATCGTTACGATCTATAGTTTTTCGTCCGAAAACTGGAATCGGCCGGCGAGCGAAGTGTCGTTTCTCATGGGACTGCTGAAGCGCTTCGTGCAACGGGATCTCAGCGAGCTGCACAAAGCAAATGTCCGGATTCGCATAATCGGTGGCAGGAGCGATCTTGAACCGGGCATCCTGGCCTTGCTGGAAGAAGCCGAAGACGTAACCCGCGGAAATACCGGCCTCGATCTTGTCGTCGCGTTCAACTACGGTTCGCGCTCGGAAATCGTGCGCACTGCGCAGCATCTTGCGCAACAGGTTGCAGACGGAAAACTGCGTGTCGAGGAGATCTCCGAAGACGCGTTTTCGCGAAACCTTGATACAGGTGGGTTGCCGGATCCTGACCTGATTATCCGGACGAGCGGAGAGATGCGCCTTTCAAACTTTCTCCTGTGGCAGGCGGCTTACTCGGAATTCTATTTCTGTGACGTGAATTGGCCGGACTTTGACGAGGCGGCATTCGACGAGGCACTTCAGTGTTTTGGCAATCGCGAGCGACGCTATGGCGGCCTTGATGCCAAGGCGCTTTGA
- the frr gene encoding ribosome recycling factor produces MSVEGVDLNDLKRRMQGALSVLKTEFAGLRTGRASASMLDPVSVDAYGQSMPINQVATVSVPEPRMVAVQVWDKSMVAAVEKAIRESNLGLNPVVDGQLLRLPIPELNQERRQELIKVAHKYAEQAKVAIRHVRRDGMDDAKKAEKDGEISQDDSRVASDEVQKLTDQMIAEVDAMLEKKEQEVAQV; encoded by the coding sequence ATGTCGGTAGAAGGTGTCGATCTGAACGATTTGAAGCGTCGCATGCAAGGCGCGCTCTCGGTGCTGAAAACCGAATTTGCCGGCCTTCGCACAGGTCGCGCATCGGCCTCGATGCTGGACCCGGTTTCTGTTGACGCCTACGGACAGTCCATGCCTATCAACCAGGTCGCGACCGTCTCCGTTCCCGAGCCCAGGATGGTGGCTGTACAGGTTTGGGACAAGAGCATGGTTGCCGCGGTGGAGAAGGCGATCCGCGAATCAAATCTCGGGCTTAATCCGGTCGTCGACGGTCAGCTTTTGCGCCTGCCTATCCCTGAATTGAACCAGGAGCGGCGCCAGGAGTTGATCAAGGTCGCGCACAAATATGCCGAGCAGGCGAAGGTGGCGATCAGGCACGTACGCCGCGACGGAATGGATGACGCGAAAAAGGCCGAGAAAGACGGTGAAATTTCGCAGGACGACAGCAGAGTTGCTTCGGACGAAGTCCAGAAATTGACCGATCAGATGATCGCAGAGGTCGACGCCATGCTAGAGAAAAAAGAACAGGAAGTTGCACAGGTCTGA
- the pyrH gene encoding UMP kinase: protein MTNSLRWKRILLKLSGEALMGSQAFGIDPAIVQRIAKEIADAVALGAQVGVVVGGGNIFRGVAVAAKGGNRVTGDHMGMLATIMNSLTLADALRRLKVNARVLSAVAVPSICETFSQRVADRYMEDGDVIVFAGGTGNPFFTTDSGAALRAAEMKCDAFLKGTQVDGVYSEDPKDNPEAERYLTLGYEEVITRNLKVMDTTAIALARDNSIPVIVFSIHTPGALVSVLQETGTYTVVGD from the coding sequence ATGACCAATTCTTTGCGCTGGAAACGGATCCTTCTGAAACTCTCCGGCGAGGCCCTTATGGGCTCGCAGGCCTTCGGGATCGACCCGGCGATTGTGCAAAGAATTGCCAAAGAAATTGCAGATGCTGTGGCGCTCGGCGCACAGGTCGGCGTCGTGGTCGGCGGCGGTAACATATTCAGGGGGGTCGCTGTTGCTGCAAAGGGTGGAAACCGGGTCACCGGTGACCACATGGGTATGCTGGCAACGATCATGAACAGCCTCACGCTCGCCGATGCTTTGCGCCGTTTGAAGGTGAATGCACGCGTATTGTCCGCGGTTGCAGTTCCCTCGATCTGCGAGACCTTTTCCCAACGTGTGGCTGACCGCTATATGGAAGACGGCGATGTCATCGTGTTTGCAGGCGGGACGGGCAATCCGTTCTTCACGACGGACAGCGGCGCGGCGCTTCGGGCAGCTGAGATGAAGTGCGATGCCTTCTTGAAAGGCACGCAAGTAGACGGCGTCTATTCAGAAGATCCCAAGGACAATCCTGAGGCTGAACGTTATTTGACGCTCGGCTATGAGGAAGTGATCACACGGAACCTGAAAGTCATGGATACGACGGCAATTGCGCTAGCCCGCGATAACTCAATTCCGGTCATCGTCTTTTCCATTCACACCCCAGGTGCGCTTGTCAGTGTGCTTCAGGAAACGGGCACTTACACAGTCGTGGGTGACTGA
- the tsf gene encoding translation elongation factor Ts, giving the protein MSITAAMVKELREKSGAGMMDCKTALNESGGDMEAAVDWLRTKGLAKAAKKAGRVAAEGLVGVASEGNKAAVIELNSETDFVARNEGFQELVAKVAKVATSTDGSVEALAAADLDGKPVADAITDAIATIGENMTLRRSALLSVDQGVVSTYVHGKVADGLGKIGVLVALQSSADAAKLDGLGRQIAMHVAATSPLALNTEELDPVVVEREKSVFSEQARESGKPDNIIEKMVEGRLRKFYEEVTLVKQAFVINPDQTVEQAVEALAKDLGTEVKLTGFVRLALGEGIEKEEQDFAAEVAAATGQ; this is encoded by the coding sequence ATGAGCATTACCGCTGCGATGGTAAAAGAGCTCCGTGAAAAATCCGGCGCTGGCATGATGGACTGTAAGACCGCTCTGAATGAATCGGGCGGCGATATGGAAGCAGCTGTTGACTGGTTGCGCACAAAGGGTCTGGCAAAGGCAGCAAAAAAAGCCGGCCGTGTTGCCGCTGAAGGCCTTGTTGGCGTCGCATCCGAAGGCAACAAGGCTGCTGTTATTGAGCTGAACTCCGAAACGGATTTCGTTGCTCGCAATGAAGGCTTCCAGGAACTGGTCGCGAAGGTGGCCAAGGTCGCCACGTCGACCGACGGTTCTGTTGAAGCTCTCGCGGCTGCCGATCTCGACGGCAAACCGGTCGCCGATGCAATCACCGACGCGATCGCGACGATCGGTGAAAACATGACGTTGCGCCGGTCAGCGCTTCTGTCCGTCGATCAGGGCGTCGTTTCGACCTATGTCCACGGCAAGGTTGCTGACGGTCTCGGCAAGATCGGCGTGCTCGTTGCGCTCCAATCTTCAGCTGATGCTGCGAAGCTCGACGGCCTGGGCCGGCAGATTGCCATGCATGTCGCTGCAACAAGCCCGCTGGCGCTGAACACAGAAGAGCTCGATCCTGTGGTTGTCGAGCGCGAGAAGTCTGTCTTTTCCGAGCAGGCGCGCGAGTCCGGCAAGCCGGACAACATCATTGAAAAAATGGTGGAAGGACGTTTGCGCAAGTTCTACGAGGAAGTTACGCTCGTTAAGCAGGCCTTTGTCATCAACCCTGATCAAACCGTTGAGCAGGCCGTTGAGGCGCTTGCAAAGGACCTGGGAACGGAAGTCAAGCTTACCGGCTTTGTTCGCCTTGCCTTGGGTGAGGGGATTGAGAAGGAAGAGCAGGACTTCGCCGCGGAAGTGGCGGCAGCCACAGGGCAGTAA
- the rpsB gene encoding 30S ribosomal protein S2 — translation MSLPDFTMRQLLEAGVHFGHQKHRWNPRMGQYIFGVRNDVHIMDLSQTVPLLHQALKAVSDTVAGGGRVLLVGTKRQAQDAVASSARNSAQYFVNARWLGGMLTNWKTISQSIQRLRKLEETLSSDAANALTKKERLFMDREREKLERNLGGIKDMGGIPDLIFVIDTNREAIAIQEARRLGIPVAAILDSNSNPDGITFPVPGNDDAGRAISLYCDLIARAAIDGISRAQGAAGMDVGESEEAPLEEALVEEAGEAAAAEEAPAEEAATEEAAAEAEPVPAES, via the coding sequence ATGTCATTGCCCGATTTTACCATGCGTCAGCTGCTCGAAGCCGGCGTTCACTTTGGTCACCAGAAACACCGTTGGAACCCGCGCATGGGCCAGTACATCTTTGGTGTACGCAACGATGTTCACATCATGGACCTTTCACAGACCGTTCCGCTTCTGCATCAGGCGCTCAAGGCCGTTTCTGACACAGTCGCCGGCGGTGGACGCGTTCTGCTTGTTGGCACAAAGCGTCAGGCACAGGATGCAGTTGCCTCCTCTGCACGCAATTCTGCCCAGTACTTCGTGAATGCCCGCTGGCTTGGCGGCATGCTCACCAACTGGAAAACCATCTCGCAGTCGATCCAGCGTCTTCGTAAACTCGAAGAAACCCTGTCGTCGGATGCAGCAAACGCTTTGACGAAGAAAGAGCGTCTGTTCATGGATCGCGAGCGCGAGAAGCTTGAGCGGAACCTCGGCGGCATCAAGGATATGGGTGGTATCCCGGACCTGATTTTTGTCATCGATACCAACCGTGAAGCGATTGCCATCCAGGAAGCGCGTCGCCTCGGTATTCCTGTCGCGGCAATCCTGGACTCCAACTCGAACCCGGACGGCATCACTTTCCCGGTCCCGGGCAATGACGATGCGGGCCGTGCCATTTCGCTCTATTGCGACCTGATTGCGCGCGCTGCCATCGACGGTATCTCCCGTGCACAAGGTGCAGCCGGCATGGATGTCGGTGAGTCTGAAGAGGCTCCGCTCGAAGAAGCGCTGGTTGAAGAAGCCGGTGAGGCAGCGGCGGCTGAAGAGGCTCCTGCCGAAGAAGCTGCGACCGAAGAAGCAGCTGCTGAAGCCGAGCCGGTTCCGGCTGAGAGCTGA
- the cpaB gene encoding Flp pilus assembly protein CpaB, giving the protein MLGIFKLWTKLARIFVLLVSLGAGYQAFQFVTQSEVEVVVAPPPPEPVAQARVLVAAKDIPQGGKISDRDFAWIEWPKNAIPEGALTKSEDDAETQNVVGSIAKTAIYSGEPIRSERLIQTDKGYMATILPKGKRAIAVRVEQETSAGGFILPGDKVDLILTRELDGVGVTSETILENIRVLAIDTTTAGEQDAKNLSPKRTATLELTLFQSEVVVQAQQVGSIALALRSAEDSAENAEVSERRRSQVFVRVHPDHWSVGATNGVNSID; this is encoded by the coding sequence GTGCTGGGAATATTCAAATTGTGGACGAAACTCGCTAGGATTTTTGTACTGCTCGTGTCCCTCGGCGCTGGTTATCAGGCCTTCCAATTCGTGACTCAGTCTGAAGTGGAAGTGGTTGTTGCGCCTCCGCCACCGGAACCTGTTGCGCAGGCCAGGGTTCTGGTCGCGGCCAAGGACATTCCGCAAGGCGGCAAGATTTCCGATCGTGACTTCGCCTGGATCGAGTGGCCCAAAAATGCCATTCCGGAGGGCGCTCTGACGAAATCGGAAGATGATGCCGAAACCCAGAATGTCGTCGGAAGCATAGCGAAGACCGCGATCTATTCCGGAGAACCGATCCGGAGCGAAAGGCTGATCCAGACAGACAAGGGCTACATGGCAACGATCCTGCCGAAGGGAAAGCGGGCGATTGCCGTACGAGTGGAACAGGAGACCTCCGCCGGTGGGTTCATTCTGCCGGGGGACAAGGTCGATCTTATCCTGACAAGAGAGCTCGATGGTGTTGGCGTCACCAGTGAAACAATTCTTGAAAACATCCGTGTTCTCGCAATCGACACGACAACCGCCGGGGAGCAGGACGCAAAGAACCTGTCTCCAAAGAGGACCGCAACATTGGAACTGACCCTGTTCCAGTCCGAAGTTGTCGTTCAGGCGCAGCAGGTCGGGTCGATTGCTCTCGCCTTGCGAAGCGCTGAAGATTCGGCGGAAAACGCCGAAGTGAGCGAGCGCCGGCGTTCGCAGGTTTTTGTGCGTGTTCATCCCGATCATTGGTCCGTCGGCGCGACCAACGGGGTCAATTCCATAGATTGA
- the dnaE gene encoding DNA polymerase III subunit alpha gives MTGGESESATHIEHPATGERPGNGPGFVHLRVHSALSLLEGALPIKKLLDLAKADSQPALAVADTNNLFGAQEFSSKAWSAGIQPITACQLSVFFDDGLDSGRKGELALADVVVIAMSEAGYENLMELTSKAFLDTETGLKPHVSVEDLLSRSKDVILLTGAHSGPVGAALLAGQKDHARERLSKLASGFPDRCYVELQRHGMEAERKTEDAFLDLAYEFNLPLVATNEAFFPKREDYEAHDALICISEGRVLIEDDRRRLTPEHYFKTRDEMCALFSDLPEALESTLEIARRCSFRPLKRAPILPRFAGAQADPEEAERAESEELKRQAREGLQARLDAHGLAPGLEEKDYWERLDYETGIIERMKFPGYFLIVADFIKWAKAQDIPVGPGRGSGAGSLVAWSLTITDLDPMRFSLLFERFLNPERVSMPDFDIDFCQSRREEVIRYVQEKYGRQQVAQIITFGSLQARAVLRDVGRVLQMPYGQVDRLCKLVPANPANPVTLAQAIEDEPRLREAAKEEEIVERLLSMAQKLEGLYRHASTHAAGVVIGDRPLEQLVPLYRDPRSDMPVAQFNMKMVEDAGLVKFDFLGLKTLTVIDTAVALIKRRGVEVDIAGLPIDDVKTYEMLARAETFGVFQLESQGMRRAVAGMKPDRFEDIIALVALYRPGPMENIPVYNAVKHGEQEPDCLHPQLESILMETNGIIVYQEQVMQIAQVLSGYSLGEADLLRRAMGKKIASEMEIQRARFVDGAVERGINKSQAGTIFDLVAKFANYGFNKSHAAAYALVSYHTAWLKANHPVEFMAASMTLDLGNTDKLGDFRQEARRMGIEIVPPSINRSHVFFDVAEGKILYAMGAIKGVGEQAVEHIVEMRGEEPFKSLGDFARRISPKFLNKRTLENLVAAGAFDELEANRARVFEGIDRMMGLAQRTEENRTLGQDELFGGSDSEEPLQLDEVHGWTNDEKLQREHSAIGFYLSAHPIDEYAAVLEKMRAQPWSQFSEAVKRGASHGRLAGTVVTMQERKTRTGTRMGIARLSDATGQYEALLFREKLEQYRDVLQPGRSVVVLVGADMRDEEPSLRIEQVDPIDKVAARLQKSMRVFLRDERPIQSLAKQLRLKGEGDVTVVILLENGAQEVEVKLPGRFRLSPEIAGALKAVPGVTDVQMA, from the coding sequence ATGACCGGTGGTGAAAGCGAATCTGCAACGCATATCGAACATCCAGCGACAGGTGAGCGTCCTGGCAACGGACCGGGCTTTGTGCATTTGAGAGTTCATTCAGCACTCTCGTTGCTGGAAGGCGCATTGCCCATCAAGAAGCTGTTGGATCTTGCCAAAGCGGATTCACAGCCTGCTCTTGCAGTTGCTGACACGAACAATCTCTTTGGCGCACAGGAGTTTTCGAGCAAAGCCTGGAGTGCGGGCATCCAGCCGATCACGGCGTGCCAGCTTTCGGTATTTTTCGATGACGGTCTCGACAGCGGTCGCAAGGGCGAGCTGGCACTTGCCGATGTCGTTGTGATCGCGATGAGCGAAGCCGGCTATGAAAATCTCATGGAGCTGACGTCCAAGGCCTTTCTCGACACAGAAACCGGACTGAAGCCTCATGTGAGCGTTGAAGACCTTCTTTCCAGATCGAAAGACGTGATCCTGTTGACCGGCGCGCATTCCGGTCCGGTCGGAGCGGCATTGCTGGCAGGACAAAAGGATCATGCCAGGGAACGCCTTTCTAAGCTGGCAAGCGGGTTCCCGGATCGCTGCTATGTTGAACTTCAGCGGCACGGCATGGAAGCTGAGCGCAAGACGGAAGATGCTTTCCTCGACCTTGCTTACGAATTCAACCTTCCGCTCGTTGCCACCAATGAAGCCTTTTTTCCGAAACGCGAAGACTACGAGGCGCACGACGCCCTAATCTGCATTTCAGAAGGCCGGGTGCTTATCGAAGACGACCGGAGGCGATTGACACCGGAGCACTACTTCAAGACACGAGACGAAATGTGTGCCTTGTTTTCGGATTTGCCGGAGGCACTTGAGTCGACGCTTGAAATCGCGCGACGGTGCAGTTTCAGACCGCTCAAGCGGGCACCGATCCTGCCAAGATTTGCAGGCGCGCAAGCCGATCCTGAGGAGGCCGAACGCGCGGAATCCGAGGAGCTGAAACGTCAGGCCCGCGAAGGGCTGCAAGCGCGGCTGGATGCGCACGGCCTGGCCCCGGGCCTGGAGGAAAAGGATTACTGGGAACGGCTCGATTACGAGACCGGTATCATCGAGCGGATGAAGTTTCCAGGGTACTTCCTGATCGTCGCCGATTTCATCAAATGGGCAAAGGCCCAGGACATTCCCGTCGGGCCCGGACGTGGCTCGGGTGCCGGGTCGCTTGTCGCCTGGTCATTGACGATTACCGACCTCGACCCGATGCGCTTTTCGCTCCTGTTCGAACGCTTTCTCAATCCGGAACGTGTTTCGATGCCGGACTTTGATATCGACTTTTGTCAGAGCCGCCGCGAAGAGGTTATCCGCTACGTTCAGGAGAAGTACGGGCGCCAACAAGTCGCACAGATTATCACGTTCGGATCGCTGCAGGCGCGCGCCGTGCTGAGAGATGTCGGCCGCGTGCTGCAAATGCCATACGGACAAGTGGACCGGCTATGCAAGCTGGTGCCCGCAAACCCTGCGAACCCGGTGACGCTTGCACAGGCAATCGAGGATGAACCGCGTCTGCGTGAAGCTGCCAAGGAAGAGGAGATTGTCGAACGCCTGTTGTCGATGGCCCAAAAGCTGGAAGGGCTTTACCGGCACGCCTCCACCCACGCAGCGGGTGTCGTGATCGGGGACCGTCCGCTGGAACAGCTCGTTCCGCTTTATCGAGATCCGCGTTCGGATATGCCCGTCGCGCAATTCAATATGAAGATGGTCGAGGACGCGGGTCTCGTTAAGTTCGACTTTCTCGGCCTGAAGACGTTGACGGTCATTGATACCGCTGTTGCGCTGATTAAACGCCGGGGCGTAGAGGTTGATATCGCCGGATTGCCGATCGACGATGTCAAAACCTACGAAATGCTGGCCCGGGCTGAGACGTTTGGCGTGTTCCAGCTGGAAAGTCAGGGCATGCGCCGCGCTGTTGCCGGGATGAAGCCTGACAGATTTGAGGACATTATCGCACTTGTCGCGCTTTATCGTCCCGGTCCGATGGAGAACATTCCCGTTTATAATGCGGTGAAGCACGGAGAACAGGAGCCCGATTGCCTCCACCCGCAATTGGAATCGATTCTGATGGAGACGAACGGCATTATCGTCTACCAGGAACAGGTGATGCAGATCGCGCAGGTGCTGTCCGGTTACTCGCTGGGTGAGGCGGATCTCCTGCGGCGGGCGATGGGTAAGAAGATTGCCTCCGAAATGGAGATCCAGCGTGCCCGGTTTGTGGACGGCGCCGTCGAGCGCGGCATCAACAAGAGCCAGGCCGGGACGATCTTCGATCTCGTTGCCAAGTTCGCAAACTATGGCTTCAACAAGTCGCACGCTGCAGCCTATGCGCTTGTGTCCTATCATACAGCCTGGCTCAAGGCGAACCATCCGGTTGAGTTCATGGCGGCTTCTATGACGCTCGACCTCGGGAATACGGACAAGTTGGGCGATTTCCGTCAGGAAGCGCGGCGGATGGGCATCGAGATTGTGCCGCCCTCGATCAACCGGAGCCATGTCTTTTTTGACGTGGCCGAAGGGAAAATTCTCTACGCGATGGGTGCCATCAAAGGCGTCGGCGAACAGGCGGTCGAGCATATCGTGGAGATGCGCGGCGAAGAACCGTTCAAGAGCCTTGGTGATTTCGCAAGGCGCATTTCGCCAAAGTTCCTCAACAAGCGCACGCTTGAAAACCTTGTTGCAGCCGGTGCATTCGATGAACTTGAGGCCAATCGGGCGCGGGTTTTTGAGGGCATCGACCGGATGATGGGGTTGGCGCAGCGTACCGAAGAAAACCGGACACTCGGGCAGGACGAACTTTTTGGCGGCAGCGACAGCGAAGAACCGCTGCAGCTTGATGAGGTCCACGGTTGGACCAATGATGAGAAACTCCAGCGTGAGCATTCAGCCATTGGTTTTTATCTGTCGGCGCATCCTATCGATGAATATGCCGCTGTGCTGGAGAAGATGCGGGCGCAACCCTGGAGCCAGTTTTCCGAGGCTGTGAAACGCGGCGCGTCTCATGGCCGGCTGGCAGGGACTGTTGTGACCATGCAGGAGCGCAAGACGCGCACCGGAACCCGCATGGGTATTGCGCGGCTTTCCGACGCTACAGGTCAGTATGAAGCCCTTCTTTTCCGCGAAAAACTTGAGCAATACCGCGACGTGCTTCAGCCCGGCCGATCTGTCGTCGTGCTTGTCGGCGCTGATATGCGGGACGAAGAACCGTCCTTGCGCATCGAGCAGGTGGATCCGATCGACAAGGTTGCGGCAAGGCTGCAAAAGAGCATGCGCGTCTTTTTGAGGGATGAGCGTCCGATCCAAAGTCTCGCAAAGCAGCTCCGGCTGAAAGGCGAGGGTGACGTCACCGTTGTCATTCTTCTGGAGAACGGTGCGCAGGAGGTTGAGGTCAAACTCCCAGGAAGGTTCCGCCTGTCGCCGGAGATTGCCGGCGCGCTGAAGGCCGTGCCAGGTGTGACTGACGTGCAGATGGCGTGA